The following coding sequences lie in one Musa acuminata AAA Group cultivar baxijiao chromosome BXJ1-8, Cavendish_Baxijiao_AAA, whole genome shotgun sequence genomic window:
- the LOC135582055 gene encoding probable protein phosphatase 2C 35 — translation MGCVHSKCFDHSKKGCCSCGCGCGCNCNRCLHCSHCRASADDNAEPSRVDEDDRLQQHSHLIRHVLSAASLGSADVPSAGLRLHYSSLTQRGYFPGSPDRANQDSFCVMTQFQGNPDLHFFGVFDGHGKFGAECAAFVRDKLTAVLSADPRLWENPAEAYDSAFAATNLALHESEIDDSMSGTTAITVLIRGDTLFVANVGDSRAVAGVWDWDRVVAEDLSSDHTPLRKDECERVSLCGARVLTVKQLENEGDEESEGDEESDDSGDPPRLWVQNGMYPGTMFTRSVGDLVAESIGVVAVPEIKVVKITDNHSFFVIASDGVFQFLSSQAVVDMVSSFVDPRDACSKIVAESYKLWLEREGRTDDTTIIIVRIKDLSEMHPIV, via the exons ATGGGTTGTGTGCATAGCAAGTGCTTTGACCATTCCAAGAAGggctgctgcagctgcggctgcggctgcggctgcaactgCAACCGCTGCCTCCACTGCTCCCACTGCCGTGCCTCCGCCGACGATAACGCCGAACCCTCCCGCGTCGACGAGGACGACCGCTTGCAGCAGCACAGCCACCTCATTCGCCACGTCCTCTCCGCCGCCTCCCTCGGCTCCGCCGATGTCCCCTCCGCCGGCCTCCGCCTGCATTACTCCTCCCTCACGCAGCGGGGCTACTTCCCCGGCTCGCCGGACCGCGCCAACCAGGACAGCTTCTGCGTGATGACGCAATTCCAGGGCAACCCCGACCTCCACTTCTTCGGCGTGTTCGACGGCCACGGGAAGTTCGGTGCCGAGTGCGCCGCGTTCGTCCGCGACAAGCTCACGGCCGTCCTGTCCGCCGACCCTCGCCTGTGGGAGAACCCCGCGGAAGCGTACGACTCGGCTTTCGCCGCCACGAACTTGGCGCTCCACGAAAGCGAGATCGACGACTCGATGAGCGGCACCACCGCGATCACGGTGCTCATCCGGGGCGACACGCTATTCGTCGCGAACGTAGGGGATTCGCGGGCGGTGGCAGGTGTTTGGGATTGGGACCGCGTGGTGGCGGAGGACTTGTCGAGCGACCACACGCCGTTGCGGAAGGACGAGTGCGAGAGGGTGAGCCTGTGCGGGGCGAGGGTGTTGACAGTGAAACAATTGGAGAACGAGGGCGACGAGGAGAGCGAGGGCGACGAGGAGAGCGACGACAGCGGCGACCCGCCAAGGCTGTGGGTGCAGAATGGGATGTATCCGGGGACGATGTTCACCAGGAGCGTCGGGGACTTGGTGGCGGAGAGCATCGGTGTTGTCGCCGTCCCGGAGATCAAGGTGGTGAAGATAACTGACAACCATTCGTTCTTCGTCATAGCAAGCGATGGGGTTTTCCAGTTCCTCTCCAGTCAAGCAGTAGTTGACATG GTTTCTAGTTTTGTGGATCCCCGCGACGCCTGCTCAAAGATCGTTGCTGAATCCTACAAGCTGTGGTTGGAACGCGAAGGCCGGACTGATGATACGACGATCATCATCGTCCGCATCAAAGATTTGTCTGAGATGCATCCAATTGTTTGA
- the LOC135587132 gene encoding probable galacturonosyltransferase-like 4: MASSHRYRQGLLSFVLLVAVADNATSTSSIRVDVIRRPSSMVSSVPAFREAPAFRNGNECPSPSEAGRVDIAMTLDANYLRGTMAAVLSILQHTSCPESVTFHFLAAQFEPDVLASIRAAFPYLDFRVYRFDSGRVRGRISRSIRHALDQPLNYARIYLAEILPPEVRRVIYLDSDIVVVDDIRHLWEVELEGHVVAAPEYCHANFTKYFTDAFWSDATLSSTFDGRQPCYFNTGVMVMDVEMWRSGGYTKMVEDWMGVQKQKRIYHLGSLPPFLLVLAGNIKAVDHRWNQHGLGGDNIEGKCRSLHPGPISLLHWSGKGKPWLRLDSRKPCAVDYLWAPYDLYKSSSPSLEE, encoded by the coding sequence ATGGCCTCCTCTCACCGGTACCGCCAAGGCCTCCTGTCCTTCGTCCTCCTCGTGGCCGTCGCGGACAATGCCACCTCCACTTCGAGCATCCGCGTCGACGTCATCCGCCGCCCGTCGAGCATGGTCTCCTCCGTCCCCGCGTTCCGCGAGGCGCCCGCCTTCCGGAACGGGAACGAGTGCCCCTCGCCGTCGGAGGCGGGTCGCGTCGACATCGCGATGACCCTCGATGCCAACTACCTGCGCGGTACCATGGCCGCAGTCCTCTCCATCCTCCAGCACACCTCCTGCCCGGAGAGCGTCACTTTCCACTTCCTCGCCGCCCAGTTCGAGCCCGACGTCCTCGCTAGCATCCGCGCCGCTTTTCCCTACCTCGACTTCCGGGTGTACCGCTTCGACTCCGGCCGCGTGCGCGGCCGCATCTCCCGGTCCATCCGCCACGCCCTCGACCAGCCGCTCAACTACGCCCGCATCTACCTCGCGGAAATCCTCCCGCCCGAGGTCCGGCGCGTCATCTACCTCGACTCCGACATCGTCGTCGTCGACGACATCCGCCACCTCTGGGAGGTGGAGCTCGAGGGGCACGTGGTCGCCGCCCCGGAGTACTGCCACGCCAACTTCACCAAGTACTTCACCGACGCGTTCTGGTCGGACGCCACGCTCTCCAGCACGTTCGACGGCCGCCAGCCCTGCTACTTCAACACCGGAGTGATGGTGATGGACGTGGAGATGTGGAGGTCGGGAGGGTACACCAAGATGGTGGAGGACTGGATGGGAGTGCAGAAGCAGAAGAGGATCTACCACTTGGGCTCCCTGCCACCATTCCTGTTAGTCTTGGCCGGAAACATAAAGGCAGTCGATCACAGGTGGAACCAGCACGGCCTGGGCGGAGACAACATCGAAGGCAAGTGCAGAAGCCTTCATCCAGGGCCCATTAGCCTTCTCCACTGGAGCGGCAAAGGGAAGCCTTGGTTGAGGTTGGACTCCAGGAAGCCATGTGCCGTCGACTACCTCTGGGCACCTTACGATCTCTACAAGTCCTCGTCACCCTCCCTGGAAGAGTAA
- the LOC135587131 gene encoding uncharacterized protein LOC135587131, with amino-acid sequence MDFFKSVFSADSEPAISQHSPVGSPHDEEDRAREDDRGSSGSPSPNSEASAGGVGWSFGGFIKTFASKSESVIQTYRRDLAEFGTGLKKETEAIREAAARAVGDLPGSLEAGASVAQESLESVGQAIDDLGGSVWRGTAEIVSQGKEAILSVEAGADSAAQHSTEPGRPSSSSSSRRYSRFEVQVLAIQSDASTFSEDPEDAEDFSEWRSGFDLAEKEEEIENLCYENGALDGLLNNLVPGVVDYETFWCRYYYRVHKLKQAEDARAKLVKRVISREEEEELSWEVDDDEGEEEETKKEEPKEQNLNTKRHVIEVEKQEQQNDEELRSTMEPAAQQNPAEASQVENSGALEANVDEGKTSTAGYPENTESIVGHLNCKLDETLVPEGKAAAGGSSKDSDFSVISSQNSTPEEDDLGWDEIEDLGEHDEKKVGGSSGSPVKVVDLHKTLGAAEEDEDLSWDIEDDDDEPSKP; translated from the coding sequence ATGGATTTCTTCAAATCGGTCTTCTCCGCCGATTCTGAGCCCGCGATCTCGCAGCACTCTCCTGTCGGATCGCCGCATGACGAAGAGGATCGAGCAAGAGAGGACGACCGTGGCAGCAGCGGCAGTCCGAGCCCCAATTCTGAGGCCTCCGCTGGCGGCGTTGGCTGGAGCTTCGGTGGTTTCATCAAGACGTTCGCCTCCAAGTCGGAGTCCGTCATACAGACCTACCGTCGCGACCTCGCGGAGTTCGGTACCGGGCTCAAGAAGGAGACGGAGGCGATCCGGGAGGCCGCCGCACGTGCCGTCGGCGACCTCCCCGGGTCACTCGAGGCTGGCGCCTCCGTTGCCCAGGAGTCCCTCGAGTCCGTTGGGCAGGCTATTGACGACCTAGGCGGCTCGGTGTGGCGGGGGACCGCTGAAATCGTCTCCCAGGGCAAGGAGGCGATCCTGTCGGTGGAGGCTGGAGCTGATTCCGCAGCTCAGCACTCCACCGAGCCCGGGCGGCCCAGTTCCTCCAGCTCTTCGAGGCGGTACAGCCGATTCGAGGTGCAGGTACTCGCAATACAGTCAGACGCGAGTACCTTCTCGGAAGACCCGGAGGACGCGGAGGACTTCAGCGAGTGGAGATCGGGGTTTGATTTGGctgagaaggaggaggagatcgAGAATCTTTGCTATGAGAATGGGGCTTTGGATGGGCTTCTCAACAATCTGGTTCCTGGTGTTGTGGACTACGAGACATTCTGGTGCCGGTACTACTATCGGGTGCATAAGCTGAAGCAGGCAGAGGATGCTAGAGCAAAGCTTGTGAAGAGGGTGATatcgagagaggaggaggaggagctgagCTGGGAGGTTGACGATGACGAGGGTGAGGAGGAAGAAACCAAGAAGGAAGAGCCGAAAGAGCAAAATCTCAATACAAAAAGACATGTCATCGAAGTAGAAAAACAAGAACAACAGAATGATGAGGAATTAAGGTCGACCATGGAGCCTGCAGCACAGCAAAACCCTGCCGAGGCATCCCAAGTTGAGAACTCGGGAGCGTTGGAAGCGAACGTCGATGAGGGAAAGACATCAACAGCTGGATATCCAGAAAATACTGAATCAATTGTTGGGCATTTGAACTGCAAGTTGGATGAAACTTTGGTGCCTGAAGGGAAGGCAGCGGCTGGAGGGTCAAGCAAGGACAGCGATTTTTCAGTTATCTCAAGCCAGAATTCTACGCCGGAGGAAGATGATCTTGGGTGGGATGAGATTGAGGATCTGGGTGAGCATGATGAGAAGAAAGTTGGTGGCTCCAGCGGGAGCCCTGTCAAGGTGGTGGACCTGCACAAGACGCTCGGTGCTGCTGAAGAGGATGAGGATCTCAGCTGGGATATTGAGGACGACGACGATGAGCCCTCCAAGCCTTGA
- the LOC135587133 gene encoding RNA demethylase ALKBH10B-like, with protein sequence MATAVAGAATAAAAAVVPEVYARDAMIAWFRGEFAAANAIIDALCSHLAQIGGAAEYEAVFAAVHRRRLNWIPVLHMQKYYSIADVAAELRVVAANREVASFASAAEDPTEAKQLVTTPEEDKPVESGGAQAEEEHAASEESVVDGVGIAVEEEAAAEEEPAAAEAVADDGVQVVVVEEAAADEVSSGDSSDHKGTEGGDAKGGSQEEHQEGQISFNEVNICVGHEDCLARPERIKILKGFVAKESVKGHMVNVVKGLKLYEDIFTNSELLTLADYINELRLAGRGGELSGETFIFFNKQMKGNKREIIQLGVPLFQSTTKEAASNIEPIPTALQTVIDHLVQWRLIPESRKPNSCIINFFDEDEHSQPYFKPPHLDNPISTLLLSDTTMAFGRSLVSDHEGNYKGPLTLSINEGSLLVMRGNSADMARHVVCASPNRRIIITFVKVRAASHPTDSPTALQQPTKTMALWQPAQKVATTGVIACGPHAMIPAAWGLALRSPVVMLPPPRAMVMSPNKKAPRGGTGVFLPWTVGPKKYTRHLPPRIQKRRLPSLPSPLEVRA encoded by the exons ATGGCGACGGCGGTGGCAGGGGCCGCGACTGCCGCGGCGGCCGCGGTGGTGCCGGAAGTGTACGCCAGGGACGCGATGATCGCGTGGTTCCGCGGAGAGTTCGCGGCGGCGAACGCGATCATCGACGCGCTGTGCAGCCACCTGGCGCAGATCGGAGGGGCGGCGGAGTACGAGGCGGTGTTCGCCGCCGTACACCGGCGGCGACTCAACTGGATCCCGGTGCTCCACATGCAGAAGTACTACTCGATCGCTGACGTCGCCGCCGAGCTCCGTGTAGTCGCGGCCAACCGCGAGGTGGCCTCTTTCGCCTCCGCGGCCGAGGATCCGACGGAGGCGAAGCAGCTGGTGACGACGCCAGAGGAGGATAAGCCGGTGGAGAGCGGCGGTGCTCAAGCGGAGGAGGAACATGCTGCTTCAGAGGAATCAGTGGTAGACGGCGTTGGCATCGCAGTTGAAGAGGAAGCGGCGGCGGAGGAAGAACCTGCTGCTGCAGAGGCGGTGGCGGACGACGGCGTTCAGGTTGTCGTAGTGGAGGAAGCGGCGGCGGacgaggtttcttccggtgattcTTCGGATCACAAGGGTACCGAAGGGGGCGACGCCAAGGGAG GATCTCAAGAGGAACATCAGGAGGGACAAATTTCATTCAACGAGGTCAATATTTGTGTGGGTCATGAAGATTGCTTGGCACGTCCCGAACGGATCAAGATCTTAAAAGGTTTTGTGGCCAAGGAGTCAGTGAAGGGGCATATG GTTAATGTTGTTAAGGGCCTTAAATTGtacgaggacattttcacaaactCAGAGCTTCTCACTCTTGCTGACTACATTAATGAACTACGTCTTGCTGGACGCGGCGGAGAACTTTCGG GAGAAACATTTATTTTCTTCAACAAACAAATGAAAGGGAATAAGAGAGAGATCATTCAACTTGGTGTCCCATTATTCCAATCGACTACTAAGGAGGCAGCAA GTAATATCGAACCGATTCCGACTGCTCTGCAAACTGTAATTGATCACTTGGTTCAGTGGCGCTTAATTCCAGAAAGTAGGAAGCCCAACAGTTGCATAATCAACTTCTTTGATGAG GATGAGCATTCACAGCCATACTTCAAACCTCCACATTTGGACAATCCCATTTCCACGCTTCTTCTATCTGACACTACAATGGCTTTTGGACGCTCTCTTGTCAGTGATCATGAAGGAAACTACAAGGGCCCTCTAACATTATCGATAAACGAAGG ATCGCTCCTCGTTATGCGTGGCAACAGCGCAGACATGGCGAGGCACGTCGTGTGCGCGTCACCAAATCGGAGGATCATCATCACATTCGTGAAGGTCAGAGCTGCCAGTCACCCGACAGATTCACCGACGGCGCTGCAGCAGCCGACCAAAACCATGGCTCTTTGGCAACCTGCACAGAAAGTAGCCACCACCGGAGTCATCGCCTGCGGGCCTCATGCGATGATCCCGGCTGCATGGGGACTCGCTCTCCGCAGTCCCGTCGTCATGCTACCACCACCCAGAGCCATGGTCATGAGCCCCAACAAGAAGGCGCCTCGCGGCGGCACCGGTGTGTTTTTACCCTGGACTGTCGGCCCCAAGAAGTACACTAGGCATCTTCCCCCTCGCATCCAGAAGAGGAGGTTACCGTCATTGCCATCTCCGCTAGAAGTGCGAGCGTAG